In a genomic window of Candidatus Hydrogenedentota bacterium:
- a CDS encoding branched chain amino acid aminotransferase: protein MAVMHPGAIADFEGNYVPTEEAKISIMTHAFNYGTGLFEGIRGYYNQQEDNILVFRLPEHVDRMVRNAKVLCMDISEDAKTIENNCVE, encoded by the coding sequence ATGGCAGTTATGCATCCCGGAGCCATCGCCGATTTTGAAGGGAACTATGTACCCACAGAAGAGGCGAAAATCAGTATCATGACCCATGCCTTCAATTACGGCACCGGTCTCTTCGAAGGTATTCGCGGTTATTATAATCAACAGGAAGATAATATTTTGGTGTTTCGGCTTCCTGAGCATGTGGACCGCATGGTGCGCAATGCCAAAGTCCTGTGCATGGACATTTCCGAAGACGCCAAGACCATCGAAAATAATTGTGTTGAG
- the amrB gene encoding AmmeMemoRadiSam system protein B: MNKISFISQISKFFLAVLVCFGINTVGTAQVIRWPAVAGINYPAEPEVLLHTVRNFFDRADTPELSERLTAVIASAAPYALAGEVTAHAFKSLQPGQYERVIIIAPGHGPMFENCSLPTVDIFLSPLGPVPVDAPAVRYLLYSPLFRAHQLRYQQGKPEDRIHEYEFAIESLLPYLQQRLQEFKLVPILVGDLRDPQGKVNTNTVRAIAETIKMIINERTLVVVASSFTHYGSDYGPLKFEDNVSDHIAKLDRQAFETILSLNREGFREYMAKSSNVIDGNYCIQLLFYLLPRSCQARILAYDTSMSKTKETDRSVSYASFVFHDLEKPALSAQPEKVRPLIFQNPEEMTAPTESGMEKEAETLPKEDTNLPTEETTPSEP, encoded by the coding sequence TTTCTTGCGGTCCTTGTTTGTTTTGGCATAAACACAGTGGGTACGGCACAGGTCATCCGCTGGCCGGCTGTTGCAGGCATTAATTATCCGGCGGAACCGGAAGTGCTTTTACATACGGTGCGCAATTTTTTTGACCGTGCCGATACACCCGAATTAAGCGAGCGCCTCACCGCAGTGATCGCCTCCGCCGCCCCCTATGCGCTGGCAGGCGAAGTCACCGCCCATGCTTTCAAGTCCTTACAACCCGGACAATATGAACGAGTCATTATTATCGCGCCGGGGCATGGGCCTATGTTTGAGAATTGTTCCTTGCCTACCGTTGATATTTTTTTGAGTCCTCTTGGCCCGGTGCCTGTGGATGCGCCCGCCGTTCGTTATCTTTTATATTCGCCTTTGTTCCGCGCCCATCAGCTGCGTTACCAGCAAGGGAAACCCGAAGACCGCATTCATGAATATGAATTTGCCATTGAATCGTTGCTCCCCTATCTACAGCAACGGCTTCAAGAATTCAAACTGGTTCCCATCCTCGTCGGTGATTTACGGGATCCACAAGGGAAAGTAAATACCAATACAGTCCGTGCCATCGCAGAAACCATTAAGATGATCATCAATGAACGTACATTGGTTGTGGTTGCCTCCAGCTTTACGCACTACGGTTCCGACTACGGTCCCTTAAAATTTGAAGATAATGTGAGCGACCATATTGCTAAATTAGACCGGCAAGCTTTCGAAACAATCCTCTCCTTAAATCGTGAGGGCTTCCGTGAGTACATGGCAAAAAGTTCCAATGTTATCGATGGTAATTATTGCATTCAACTGTTATTTTATTTGCTGCCCAGATCATGCCAAGCGCGGATTCTCGCTTATGATACGTCCATGTCCAAAACAAAAGAAACAGACCGTTCCGTCAGTTATGCCTCTTTTGTTTTTCATGATTTGGAAAAGCCGGCCTTGTCTGCGCAGCCGGAGAAGGTACGCCCGCTCATCTTTCAAAACCCGGAAGAAATGACTGCACCAACCGAAAGTGGGATGGAAAAAGAAGCGGAGACACTGCCGAAGGAAGACACAAATTTACCAACTGAGGAGACGACACCGTCCGAACCTTGA